The bacterium genome contains a region encoding:
- a CDS encoding DUF4258 domain-containing protein has translation MTYRLSRHAQQECERRRIPLSVVDAVVSEPQQVVPERDGKRAYQSRVTLDDGRTFLVRAIVDDSERPATVITVYRTTKIEKYWRTP, from the coding sequence ATGACCTATCGGCTGTCCAGACACGCACAACAGGAGTGCGAGCGGCGGCGGATACCCCTGTCCGTCGTGGACGCCGTGGTGTCTGAACCGCAGCAGGTCGTCCCCGAGAGGGACGGTAAACGGGCCTATCAGTCGCGGGTCACCCTCGACGATGGGCGAACCTTCTTGGTCCGCGCGATTGTTGATGACAGTGAGCGGCCGGCAACGGTCATCACCGTCTACAGGACCACGAAGATCGAGAAGTACTGGAGGACGCCATGA
- a CDS encoding Gfo/Idh/MocA family oxidoreductase, whose product MSNFKIGIAGLGWAASGHIPAFNANPDCEIAAVCTSKDPGAARDMAGEGIEVYADYDAFLGHPGLDVVDICTPHHLHAPMTIKAAQAGKHLMIEKPLATRYEDLLAMRDAVAQAGVCSTVYFELRFIPHYQLVKSLVGQGLLGTVHFIEVDYYHGIGPWYMQHAWNVKKEIGVSALVTAGCHALDGLLYFKDTEVDEVFGYSTRSSAKWAEDYEYDSTSVAVIKFADGTTGKITSCVDCRQPYVFNIRLVGSEGTLMGDKLSTTKIAGVNKEEWIDIPTTEATSGDVLDHPYPPQVDHFMACLKEGKDSLINVAEAFKTHRVMFAMDKAICEGRPVKLSELPA is encoded by the coding sequence ATGTCCAACTTCAAGATCGGTATTGCCGGCCTCGGCTGGGCCGCGAGCGGGCACATCCCCGCCTTCAACGCCAACCCCGACTGTGAGATCGCCGCCGTCTGCACCTCCAAGGACCCCGGCGCCGCCCGGGACATGGCCGGCGAGGGCATCGAGGTGTACGCGGACTACGACGCCTTCCTGGGGCACCCCGGCCTGGATGTGGTGGACATCTGCACCCCGCACCACCTGCACGCCCCGATGACCATCAAGGCCGCCCAGGCGGGCAAGCACCTGATGATCGAGAAGCCGCTGGCCACCAGGTACGAGGACCTGCTGGCCATGCGCGACGCCGTCGCCCAGGCGGGCGTGTGCTCGACCGTGTACTTCGAGTTGCGCTTCATTCCCCACTACCAACTGGTCAAGTCGCTGGTCGGCCAGGGCCTGCTGGGGACCGTCCACTTCATCGAGGTGGACTACTACCACGGCATCGGCCCGTGGTACATGCAGCACGCCTGGAACGTGAAGAAGGAGATCGGGGTCAGCGCGCTGGTCACGGCGGGCTGCCACGCCCTCGACGGCCTGCTGTACTTCAAGGACACCGAGGTGGACGAGGTCTTCGGCTACTCGACCAGGTCGTCGGCCAAGTGGGCCGAGGACTACGAGTATGACAGCACCTCGGTGGCGGTCATCAAGTTCGCCGACGGCACGACGGGCAAGATCACCTCGTGCGTGGACTGCCGCCAGCCGTACGTCTTCAACATCCGCCTGGTGGGCAGCGAGGGCACGCTGATGGGCGACAAGCTCTCGACCACGAAGATCGCGGGCGTGAACAAGGAAGAGTGGATAGACATCCCGACGACCGAGGCGACCAGCGGCGACGTGCTCGACCACCCGTACCCGCCGCAGGTGGACCACTTCATGGCCTGCCTGAAGGAGGGCAAGGACTCGCTGATCAACGTGGCCGAGGCCTTCAAGACCCACCGCGTGATGTTCGCGATGGACAAGGCGATCTGCGAGGGCCGGCCGGTGAAGTTGAGCGAACTGCCGGCATAG
- a CDS encoding AAA family ATPase produces MAEGLVEEIKRKVAQDVEAAYGTAAPRRQWRTPRGFKMLCPLHQERRPSLHVSRPEGLFKCFGCGAGGDFIHFVGLLRGLADPGDAVREAARVLGLADTRGPGHPGPAAGTSEPTHRYHIRDLDGRLIAIHERSEDASGRKSFRWMREGKPGLGGRGAAGLPLYNTHLLPPLADGDTVVVAEGEKAADALTAAGVVALGTVTGASSCPKDPVLEPLRRLRVLLWPDHDDGGRAHMNEIAERLLALGAPTPLMVTWPDAPDHGDAADYLAGPEVAVGDRSHELRAFLDAHAAPYDAEAHGQTASVSRMAAHLQASSWLWESWLPEGYVTMLGGETGVGKSGVALALVRCYLHGLSWPDGTRRSDPHPRDRRVLWLETEDSHGMLRDRCEQWGVSADRLRVWGNDGLATARLDDPDFPAALTREHHRSRYGLIVLDTLTGAHYQEENSAGIKRNLHVLTRFAAHEHVAVLVLHHLRKRREGEPTNVTLDRLRGSSVLPNMMRSVWALSRDEREPDVLCLRVLKSNLAAPPDPIACALGAYGPEFAPWQEAEATPRGTALRLDRAAEALQGLLGDGQWHPLAELKAALVAAGYGERMCQLARTRLSLEERRDGPALQLRLPQPAAPTAAS; encoded by the coding sequence ATGGCTGAGGGTCTGGTTGAGGAGATCAAGCGCAAGGTGGCGCAGGACGTCGAGGCCGCCTATGGGACGGCAGCGCCGAGGCGGCAGTGGCGCACGCCGCGGGGCTTCAAGATGCTCTGTCCGCTGCACCAGGAGCGGCGGCCGTCGCTGCATGTGTCGCGGCCGGAGGGGCTGTTCAAGTGCTTCGGCTGTGGCGCCGGCGGGGACTTCATCCACTTCGTGGGCTTGCTGCGGGGCCTGGCCGACCCCGGCGACGCCGTGCGCGAAGCCGCGCGGGTGCTGGGCCTAGCCGACACGCGTGGGCCGGGACATCCTGGACCGGCCGCCGGGACGTCCGAACCTACCCACCGCTACCACATCCGCGACCTCGACGGCCGCCTCATCGCCATCCACGAGCGCTCCGAGGACGCGTCGGGCCGCAAGAGCTTCCGCTGGATGCGCGAGGGCAAGCCCGGCCTGGGGGGTCGGGGGGCGGCCGGTCTGCCCCTGTACAACACCCACCTGCTGCCGCCGCTGGCCGACGGCGACACCGTGGTCGTGGCTGAGGGCGAGAAGGCCGCCGACGCGCTCACGGCGGCGGGCGTCGTGGCGCTGGGCACCGTGACCGGGGCCTCGTCGTGTCCCAAGGACCCCGTCCTGGAGCCCCTGCGGCGGCTGCGCGTCCTGCTGTGGCCGGACCACGACGACGGCGGACGGGCCCACATGAACGAGATCGCCGAGCGCCTGCTGGCGCTGGGGGCGCCGACCCCGCTGATGGTCACATGGCCCGACGCGCCCGACCATGGCGACGCCGCGGACTACCTCGCCGGCCCCGAGGTCGCGGTCGGTGACCGCTCCCACGAACTGCGGGCGTTCCTGGACGCCCACGCCGCGCCCTATGACGCCGAGGCGCACGGGCAGACCGCGTCGGTCAGCCGCATGGCCGCGCACTTGCAGGCCAGCAGTTGGCTGTGGGAGAGCTGGCTGCCGGAGGGCTATGTGACGATGCTGGGCGGCGAGACGGGGGTGGGCAAGAGCGGCGTGGCCCTGGCCCTGGTCCGCTGCTACCTGCACGGCCTGAGCTGGCCGGACGGCACGCGCCGCAGCGACCCGCACCCCCGCGACCGGCGGGTGCTGTGGCTGGAGACCGAGGACAGCCACGGGATGCTGCGCGACCGCTGCGAACAGTGGGGGGTGTCCGCCGACCGGCTGCGCGTGTGGGGCAACGACGGCCTCGCCACCGCCCGGCTGGATGACCCGGACTTCCCCGCCGCGCTCACGCGCGAGCACCACCGGAGCCGCTATGGCCTGATCGTGCTCGACACGCTCACCGGGGCGCACTACCAGGAGGAGAACTCGGCGGGCATCAAGCGCAATCTGCACGTGCTCACCCGCTTCGCGGCCCACGAGCATGTCGCCGTGCTGGTGCTCCACCACCTGCGCAAGCGGCGCGAGGGCGAGCCGACGAACGTCACCCTCGACCGGCTGCGCGGCTCGTCGGTGCTGCCGAACATGATGCGCTCGGTGTGGGCCCTGTCGCGCGACGAGCGGGAGCCGGACGTGCTGTGCCTGCGGGTCCTCAAGAGCAACCTCGCCGCGCCGCCCGACCCGATCGCCTGCGCGCTGGGGGCCTACGGCCCGGAGTTCGCGCCGTGGCAGGAGGCGGAGGCGACGCCGAGGGGGACGGCCCTGCGGCTGGACCGGGCCGCGGAGGCGCTGCAGGGGTTGCTGGGGGACGGGCAGTGGCACCCGCTGGCCGAACTCAAGGCGGCCCTGGTCGCGGCGGGGTACGGGGAGCGCATGTGCCAACTGGCGCGGACCAGGCTTTCGCTGGAAGAGCGGCGAGACGGTCCGGCGCTGCAACTGCGCCTGCCGCAGCCGGCAGCGCCAACCGCCGCTTCTTGA
- a CDS encoding PIG-L family deacetylase, whose protein sequence is MSDKKVALAVGAHPDDVEFTMAGTLAALGDAGYELHIFTVGNGNCGTAVYDHNEICRLRAAEGHAAASVLGATYHEGLVNDIEIFYDEMTLRRVTALVRELEPEIVLTHSPNDYMEDHQNTCRLMVTACFCRGMRNWISNPARVPTFQDVYIYHANPHGNRDGMRNLVVPSLFVDISDKIDIKEEMLRRHVSQKEWLDKSQGMDSYLITMRDICGEVGEMAPRGLAYAEGFRQHHFLGMSAEDKDPLSDVLGSRVQKQ, encoded by the coding sequence ATGTCGGACAAGAAAGTCGCTTTGGCTGTCGGCGCCCACCCTGATGACGTGGAGTTCACGATGGCGGGCACGCTGGCCGCGCTGGGCGATGCCGGCTACGAGTTGCACATCTTCACCGTCGGCAACGGCAACTGCGGCACCGCTGTGTACGACCACAATGAGATCTGCCGCCTGCGCGCGGCCGAGGGCCATGCCGCGGCCTCGGTCCTCGGCGCGACCTACCACGAGGGTCTCGTCAACGACATCGAGATCTTCTATGACGAGATGACCCTCCGGCGCGTGACGGCCCTGGTGCGCGAGCTGGAGCCCGAGATCGTGCTGACCCATTCGCCGAATGACTACATGGAGGACCACCAGAACACCTGCCGCCTGATGGTGACGGCGTGCTTCTGCCGGGGGATGCGCAACTGGATCTCCAACCCCGCCCGGGTGCCGACCTTCCAGGATGTGTACATCTACCACGCCAACCCGCACGGCAACCGCGACGGCATGCGCAACCTGGTCGTGCCGAGCCTGTTCGTGGACATCTCCGACAAGATTGACATCAAGGAAGAGATGCTGCGCCGCCATGTGTCACAAAAGGAGTGGTTGGACAAGAGCCAGGGCATGGACTCGTACCTGATCACCATGCGCGATATCTGCGGTGAGGTCGGCGAGATGGCCCCGCGCGGCCTGGCCTACGCCGAGGGCTTCCGCCAGCACCACTTCCTGGGCATGTCCGCCGAGGACAAGGACCCGCTGTCCGACGTCCTGGGCAGCCGGGTGCAGAAGCAGTAG
- a CDS encoding DUF2283 domain-containing protein: MKVTYDAEVDILRIILSDAEIEESDEDKPGVILDYDREGNIVGLEVLNASTRTANPRAVEYAVTG; this comes from the coding sequence ATGAAGGTCACCTATGACGCTGAAGTGGACATCCTCCGCATCATCCTGAGCGACGCGGAGATTGAGGAGAGCGACGAGGACAAGCCCGGCGTAATTCTGGACTACGACCGCGAAGGGAACATCGTCGGCCTGGAAGTGCTCAACGCCTCTACCCGAACGGCTAACCCGCGTGCAGTGGAGTACGCAGTCACCGGGTGA
- a CDS encoding heparinase II/III family protein, with protein sequence MNSLPIHPLPLLLLALLAVGLAHADRTLYARGAAHPRLLCTAAELEAVRGRLDRGVEALAYKEMLRKCNGYLDPKSPLYVDWPERKHHCWRDRGGATWLTKCFEELAWAGVLSGEDKYIEGARHIVLTIIRERVIDQIGGLNYGQPYQGWLSQPLDAGHSSRSLAVFYDLLYDHLSDGERAEVRGYITGTYLAYFYGYMKKLPEAPRYPGVLGHNFALIGNSSAALLTLAVWGETGNAAQEQAWLDLFLEGIKRYLDIGLGVDGGALEGAGYTSACLYYLNFPCEALRRAGGENLFDHPRLRQVCDYYLYEALPGGNYFNNTNDAFFHAHTCFFPLYADLYRRPEMTWLWEHVTGRLTDPKDLFGDGRNAAQPLLNYTILWHALAPAAQTPEQVGLPLSRRFSRRGLVSMRSGWGNEDCLLSFTCGGNPDYGHGQYDANHFALYRGQSALAGDSGYGGGQTEHHNGMLFDGKGQQMKAAEGRIVAYQPGELATYACGRAGDLYHNPTLKQFDRHVFFIHDKQRPYAVIYDDMVADGAEHSYTWLLQGINDTGFMISGQGMRFDLGGTFPRLVDDNTGWEMQVVLFAATPPAFTVDACQTKWSATAEVVEHPRLRAEVKTTGAPHFLAFLYPRRPGTPQPAVTRVGHRALRVAWGDCTDLVAFGPAQTAEASTPGVGFVRTPASGR encoded by the coding sequence ATGAACAGCCTCCCCATCCACCCTCTGCCCCTCCTCCTCCTGGCCCTCCTCGCCGTTGGCCTCGCCCATGCTGACCGCACGCTGTATGCCCGTGGCGCGGCCCATCCTCGGCTCCTGTGCACCGCCGCGGAGCTGGAGGCTGTGCGCGGGCGGCTGGACCGGGGCGTCGAGGCGCTGGCGTACAAGGAGATGCTCCGCAAGTGCAACGGGTACCTGGACCCCAAGTCGCCCCTGTATGTGGACTGGCCCGAGCGCAAGCACCATTGCTGGCGCGACCGGGGCGGGGCGACGTGGCTGACCAAGTGCTTCGAGGAGCTGGCGTGGGCCGGGGTGCTGTCAGGTGAGGACAAGTACATCGAGGGCGCCAGGCACATCGTGCTGACGATCATCCGCGAGCGGGTGATTGACCAGATCGGCGGGCTGAACTACGGGCAGCCCTACCAGGGCTGGCTGAGCCAGCCGCTGGATGCGGGGCACTCGAGCCGCTCCCTGGCCGTCTTCTACGACCTGCTGTATGACCACCTGAGCGACGGTGAGCGGGCCGAGGTGCGCGGCTACATCACCGGGACGTACCTGGCGTACTTCTATGGCTACATGAAGAAGCTGCCGGAGGCCCCGCGCTATCCGGGGGTGCTGGGGCACAACTTCGCGCTCATCGGCAACTCGTCGGCGGCGCTGCTGACGCTGGCGGTGTGGGGCGAGACCGGCAACGCGGCCCAGGAGCAGGCCTGGCTCGACCTGTTCCTCGAGGGCATCAAGCGCTACCTGGACATCGGCCTTGGGGTGGACGGCGGGGCGCTGGAGGGGGCGGGCTACACCTCGGCGTGTCTGTACTACCTGAACTTCCCGTGCGAGGCGCTGCGGCGGGCCGGCGGGGAGAACCTGTTCGACCATCCCCGCCTGCGCCAGGTTTGCGACTACTACCTGTACGAGGCGCTGCCCGGCGGCAACTACTTCAACAACACCAACGACGCCTTCTTCCACGCCCACACGTGCTTCTTCCCGCTGTATGCCGACCTGTACCGGCGACCGGAGATGACGTGGCTGTGGGAGCATGTGACGGGGCGGCTCACGGACCCCAAGGACCTCTTCGGCGACGGCCGCAACGCTGCCCAGCCGCTGCTGAACTACACCATCCTGTGGCACGCGCTGGCGCCGGCGGCGCAGACGCCCGAGCAGGTCGGCCTGCCGCTGAGCCGACGGTTCTCGCGGCGAGGTCTGGTCTCGATGCGCTCGGGCTGGGGCAACGAGGACTGCCTGCTCTCGTTCACCTGCGGCGGGAACCCGGACTATGGCCACGGGCAGTACGACGCGAACCACTTCGCGCTCTACCGGGGCCAAAGCGCCCTGGCCGGAGACTCGGGCTATGGCGGCGGGCAGACGGAGCACCACAACGGGATGCTCTTCGATGGCAAGGGCCAGCAGATGAAGGCCGCCGAGGGGCGGATCGTGGCCTACCAGCCGGGCGAGTTGGCTACATACGCCTGCGGGAGGGCCGGGGACCTGTACCACAACCCCACGCTCAAGCAGTTCGACCGGCACGTCTTCTTCATCCACGACAAGCAGCGGCCCTATGCCGTCATCTACGACGACATGGTCGCCGACGGGGCGGAGCACAGCTATACGTGGCTGCTGCAGGGCATCAATGACACCGGGTTCATGATCTCGGGGCAGGGGATGCGGTTCGACCTGGGCGGCACGTTCCCCCGGCTGGTGGATGACAACACCGGCTGGGAGATGCAGGTGGTGCTCTTCGCGGCCACGCCCCCGGCGTTCACCGTGGACGCCTGCCAGACCAAATGGAGCGCCACCGCCGAGGTCGTGGAGCACCCACGGCTGCGCGCTGAGGTCAAGACGACCGGCGCGCCGCACTTCCTGGCGTTCCTGTACCCCCGCCGGCCGGGCACGCCCCAGCCGGCAGTCACGCGCGTGGGCCACCGCGCCCTCCGGGTCGCCTGGGGCGACTGCACGGACCTGGTTGCCTTCGGCCCGGCGCAGACGGCGGAGGCGAGCACACCAGGCGTGGGGTTCGTGCGGACGCCAGCCAGTGGACGGTGA